In Fusarium oxysporum Fo47 chromosome XII, complete sequence, one DNA window encodes the following:
- a CDS encoding general substrate transporter → MGISEKEEPVSAAEIETQKHTINHQADLDHKAEIAQFKGDAIEAENAEFNMGVLEAVRSYPMATLWAFIMSCTIIMESYCVFLMGNFIALPKFAQDYGVYSENVNKYVITGPWQSALQCCGPVGALIGVTIAGPITSRIGYRWATIGGLMLLNAFIFVFFFANSLSVMVAAQVLEGIPWGIFIANAPAYCSEIVPMRLRAPATQMLQMFWAIGSIIVNGVAYHYNGLEEKAAYRVPIALQWMFPTPLAILIFLAPESPWWLTRRGRYEDAVKAVARLGRSTVVKNHEESVAMMRRTIELEKSEKEPSYLELFKGTDRYRTLIVCGVYAAQNLTGNLIANQATYFFEQAGMTTNTAFALGLITSALQMIFVMLSWILTTYIGRRTIYVWGSFINVLFLLALGIAGTVEKSNASSLAQASLGLIVSVLFTLGPAPVSYAIIGETSAIRLRPLTTGIGRASYYLVNIPCIFLSSYMLNPKEANLGGKCGYVWAGTGFVCFVMSWIWLPEFKGRSYREIDILFNRRVQARKWSKTVVDPNDDE, encoded by the exons ATGGGTATCTCTGAAAAAGAGGAGCCAGTCTCCGCCGCTGAGATTGAGACCCAGAAGCACACCATCAACCACCAGGCAGACCTCGATCACAAGGCTGAAATCGCCCAATTCAAAGGCGATGCCATCGAGGCTGAAAATGCCGAATTCAACATGGGCGTCCTCGAGGCCGTGCGTTCCTATCCCATGGCTACCCTCTGGGCATTCATCATGTCCTGCACCATT ATCATGGAGTCATACTGCGTCTTCCTGATGGGAAACTTCATCGCCCTGCCCAAGTTCGCACAGGACTACGGTGTCTACAGCGAAAACGTCAACAAGTATGTCATCACCGGTCCTTGGCAGTCTGCCCTTCAGTGCTGCGGTCCCGTCGGTGCTCTTATTGGCGTCACTATTGCTGGCCCGATTACTAGCCGCATTGGGTACCGCTGGGCCACTATCGGAGGTCTGATGCTTCTCAACGCCTTTATCTTcgttttcttctttgccaaTTCGCTGTCTGTTATGGTAGCGGCCCAGGTCCTCGAGGGTATTCCATGGGGTATCTTTATCGCCAATGCCCCTGCGTATTGCAGTGAAATTGTCCCCATGAGACTGCGTGCTCCTGCAACCCAGATGTTGCAGATGTTCTGGGCTATCGgttccatcatcgtcaacggcgTGGCGTACCATTACAACGGACTCGAGGAGAAGGCAGCGTACAG GGTCCCCATCGCTCTGCAGTGGATGTTCCCAACGCCCCTTGCTATCCTGATCTTCCTCGCCCCTGAATCTCCATGGTGGCTCACCCGTCGCGGCCGATACGAAGACGCAGTCAAGGCCGTCGCCCGCCTTGGTCGCAGCACAGTGGTGAAGAACCATGAGGAGTCCGTTGCTATGATGCGCCGAACTATCGAGCTCGAAAAGTCCGAGAAAGAACCTAGCTACCTCGAGCTTTTCAAGGGAACCGACCGTTACCGAACCCTTATTGTGTGCGGTGTATATGCTGCCCAGAACTTGACCGGCAATCTGATTGCCAACCAAGCCACATATTTCTTTGAGC AGGCTGGTATGACCACAAACACTGCTTTTGCCCTCGGACTTATCACTTCTGCTCTGCAGATGATCTTTGTCATGTTGTCCTGGATTCTGACTACCTACATTGGTCGACGCACCATCTACGTCTGGGGCTCATTCATCAACGTCTTGTTCCTTCTCGCCTTGGGTATTGCAGGTACTGTTGAGAAGAGCAACGCGTCCTCGTTGGCTCAAGCCTCATTGGGTCTGATCGTGTCCGTTCTCTTCACCCTTGGTCCAGCTCCTGTTTCGTACGCCATCATTGGCGAGACATCAGCTATTCGTCTCAGGCCTCTCACCACAGGTATCGGTCGTGCCAGTTACTACTTGGTTAATATCCCATGCATCTTCCTGTCGAGCTACATGCTCAACCCCAAG GAAGCTAACCTCGGCGGAAAATGTGGTTATGTCTGGGCTGGAACGGGATTTGTGTGCTTCGTCATGTCGTGGATCTGGCTTCCTGAGTTCAAGGGTCGCTCGTACCGTGAGATCGATATCCTGTTCAACCGCCGCGTCCAGGCTCGCAAGTGGTCCAAGACTGTTGTCGACCCCAACGACGATGAGTAG
- a CDS encoding cytochrome P450, which translates to MAVASVSLVVLSIIAGATLLYFSLPDRQDRKKLLKLPIIGDIHSSPIGKPLLRWDAWAKEKGAIATSKLFGIVPVVVINTAEAATELLGKRGAWYSNRPRSVGMEMITGAGPGQSRFTLMHDMDAHLKLHHRILSPSLGGVAAPRYQPVMELEAKQLVRDLLELGGHELSVVDSADVFPFLERAQASIILALHYGVRVLTLDEPLYDRVRGTQAKVTSYASTPGLPDIFPFLANLPAAISPWHRAADKLFNEQKDLNLHLLNLGNDSSGWNATKQARSLAVKYAKEPISDLDLAFTLATSVQGGIETSTRTMLWLFIATTANKSFMKRAHAVLDAVVGRDRLPRFSDRSSLTYIDAIVSELLRWRPISPGGVPRRADKQDDFKGISIAKNAIVLTNAWSIGRDEAVFDPSLGDLDEFIPERWLDGGSMDAGIKNQGELRTSLPLSVFGQGRRSCLGKRVAVDGTFAQVAAMIWAFDFEPAEDVDLMEMEVVWFMTEPKPFKFKLKPRGPWVSKAIEEEWKTADKDLGNIMGKMSNIES; encoded by the coding sequence ATGGCGGTTGCTTCAGTTTCACTTGTGGTCCTCAGTATTATTGCAGGTGCAACGTTGTTGTACTTTTCGTTACCAGATAGACAAGACAGGAAGAAGCTGCTCAAACTGCCCATCATTGGCGACATCCACAGCTCACCGATTGGGAAGCCATTGCTGCGATGGGATGCTTGGGCAAAAGAAAAGGGCGCTATCGCAACGTCGAAACTATTTGGTATAGTGCCGGTTGTCGTTATCAACACAGCCGAGGCAGCGACAGAGCTGCTGGGCAAGCGGGGTGCTTGGTATAGCAATCGCCCAAGGTCCGTGGGCATGGAGATGATTACAGGCGCTGGGCCAGGACAGTCACGGTTCACGCTGATGCATGACATGGATGCGCAtttgaagcttcatcatcgcaTCTTATCCCCGTCGCTCGGGGGTGTCGCTGCTCCGCGATATCAGCCCGTCATGGAACTCGAAGCCAAGCAGCTCGTCAGGGACCTTCTCGAATTAGGCGGCCACGAATTATCAGTCGTTGACAGCGCCGACGTCTTCCCTTTCCTCGAGCGCGCGCAAGCGAGTATCATTCTCGCACTGCACTATGGCGTCCGGGTTCTCACCCTCGATGAGCCACTATATGACCGGGTCCGTGGGACGCAGGCCAAGGTCACCTCGTATGCCTCGACGCCTGGTCTGCCTGATATCTTCCCATTCCTTGCCAATCTCCCAGCAGCAATTTCACCATGGCACAGAGCTGCAGACAAACTATTCAATGAGCAGAAAGACCTCAACCTGCACTTGTTAAACCTTGGTAATGACAGCTCTGGATGGAACGCAACGAAACAAGCACGCTCCCTTGCAGTGAAATACGCCAAGGAGCCGATATCcgaccttgaccttgcttTCACGCTCGCAACGAGCGTCCAAGGCGGTATAGAGACTAGTACTCGCACAATGCTCTGGCTATTCATCGCTACGACGGCGAACAAGAGCTTTATGAAGCGAGCGCATGCTGTACtggatgctgttgttggaaGGGATCGACTCCCTCGCTTCTCGGACAGATCCTCCCTCACTTACATTGATGCCATTGTATCTGAGCTTCTGCGTTGGCGGCCTATTTCTCCTGGAGGTGTTCCTCGTCGGGCGGACAAGCAAGACGACTTTAAAGGCAtcagcatcgccaagaaTGCCATCGTCTTGACTAATGCGTGGTCTATCGGTCGCGATGAAGCTGTATTTGACCCTTCGCTGGGCGATCTCGACGAATTCATTCCTGAGCGATGGCTAGACGGTGGAAGCATGGACGCAGGCATTAAGAATCAAGGCGAGCTGAGGACATCCCTTCCACTATCAGTATTCGGTCAAGGTCGGCGAAGCTGTCTTGGCAAACGCGTCGCCGTAGACGGAACGTTCGCCCAGGTTGCGGCGATGATCTGGGCATTTGACTTTGAGCCTGCCGAAGATGTAGATCTaatggagatggaggttgTTTGGTTTATGACAGAGCCCAAGCCGTTCAAGTTCAAGCTAAAGCCGAGAGGTCCATGGGTGTCCAAGGCTATTGAGGAGGAGTGGAAGACTGCAGATAAGGATCTTGGCAACATTATGGGCAAGATGAGTAATATTGAGAGCTGA
- a CDS encoding uncharacterized protein (expressed protein) — translation MAKPSTTKLLILSIVAVHGLDGHWKRSWTADNGCFWLRDLLPSIIPGARIYSFGHNSKTRGSTVPLAYDIPDHGKELVSALSIERQLENTTKAPIFFIGHSLGGLIIKSALLHADTAQVGHLERQKAVKLSTYGLLFLATPHQGGQGVSIAKIITNILSTVTYTNKKLLDRIEPNSEWLQDLQSRYNSISQDFATTYFYETQEMKTPIGSLLVVPKFSAVVFGAVNSESVAMAADHSTIAKFANSQNSDFRKISRILQLFASQAKEAVAWNWKRWEVFRGNRQDRFHKGSEFSASEFKVGIAFHLIRNPQFSGRRGILQRLDYSLRKPSGGINPNIVVLYGSGGVGKTQVALEYAYRSRSKEALDEERRANKSQGSRRLFLSWLSYADNCSWLLVIDNVDDFEGFNLREWLPSTFCGAVIITSRRPELAINWDSIKINQMNSQEALSLLEKSSKIQIDQVPRSKSFLLRLSLMQKTAERPWDIKQDTVLTTWEISFIAIEKRNPLAIQIFSICSFLSPNSIREELFVHQNTIQAQEWQVYEAFTILSSYSFFKQAIHGSSRTFSIHPLIHFWTRIRMDSEQQRQTARRTVSILRDLSLKHIPTSSHAIFLSSLFKKWSPCDNALSNIIPITPVPQEKRIWPVDLRFDTTTLIINTLRLLGREAYDHAAFATHKLLTNGKFESEDWETVDLIPTPDGPEAIKNLEWVLCHATQRFSIKGPRVLGIVSEYASVLLENSQGDGSAARAWYLWLLTTLAEQLGTDNP, via the exons ATGGCTAAACCCTCAACCACTAAACTCCTTATCCTTAGTATCGTAGCTGTTCACGGGCTCGATGGTCATTGGAAAAGATCATGGACCGCCGATAACGGGTGCTTTTGGCTTAGGGATTTACTTCCTTCAATTATTCCTGGAGCTCGTATCTATTCGTTTGGCCATAACTCTAAAACTAGGGGTAGTACCGTACCGCTTGCGTATGATATTCCTGACCATGGGAAAGAGCTGGTTTCCGCGCTTAGTATAGAGCGACAATTAGAAAAT ACCACGAAAGCTCCCATATTTTTCATCGGTCATAGTTTAGGGGGTCTTATCATTAAGAGT GCCCTCTTACACGCGGATACGGCTCAAGTTGGCCACCTTGAGAGACAAAAGGCTGTAAAATTATCCACTTATGGTTTACTCTTTCTGGCAACTCCTCATCAAGGAGGTCAGGGTGTCTCAATCGCCAAAATCATCACTAATATTCTGTCCACGGTAACTTACACAAATAAGAAGCTCCTAGATCGAATCGAACCAAATTCCGAATGGCTTCAGGATCTCCAATCTAGATACAATTCCATAAGTCAAGATTTTGCGACAACATATTTCTACGAGACCCAGGAGATGAAAACCCCGATAGGAAGTCTGCTT GTCGTGCCAAAGTTCTCTGCAGTTGTGTTCGGGGCCGTTAATTCAGAGTCAGTGGCAATGGCCGCTGACCATTCAACGATAGCCAAATTTGCAAATTCCCAGAACTCAGACTTCCGGAAAATCTCTAGAATTCTTCAATTGTTCGCCAGTCAGGCGAAAGAAGCGGTGGCCTGGAACTGGAAGCGCTGGGAAGTATTCAGGGGTAACAGACAA GATCGCTTCCATAAAGGATCTGAATTTTCGGCGTCAGAATTCAAGGTTGGCATCGCTTTCCATCTTATCAGAAACCCTCAGTTTTCAGGTCGACGAGGCATACTACAACGCTTAGATTATTCACTGCGGAAACCGTCTGGCGGTATTAACCCTAACATAGTTGTGCTATACGGGAGCGGCGGTGTAGGCAAGACGCAAGTTGCTCTCGAGTATGCTTATCGATCCAGGTCAAA GGAAGCACTGGATGAAGAACGGCGAGCAAATAAGAGTCAAGGATCCCGAAGATTGTTCCTTTCGTGGCTATCCTATGCCGATAATTGCTCTTGGCTTTTAGTTATCGACAATGTCGATGATTTTGAGGGATTCAACCTGCGCGAATGGCTTCCTTCGACGTTTTGTGGTGCCGTTATCATCACAAGTCGACGTCCAGAACTAGCGATCAATTGGGATTCTATCAAGATAAATCAAATGAATTCTCAAGAAGCCCTTTCGCTCCTCGAGAAAAGCAGCAAGATACAGATAGATCAGGTGCCAAGGAGTAAGTCTTTTCTTCTAAGGCTT TCTCTTATGCAAAAAACAGCCGAGAGGCCATGGGACATAAAACAAGATACTGTCTTGACTACATGGGAGATTTCATTTATTGCTATTGAGAAACGGAATCCCTTAGCTATTCAGATTTTCAGTATCTGCAGCTTCCTATCTCCGAATTCTATCCGCGAGGAACTTTTCGTGCATCAGAATACTATACAAGCACAGG AGTGGCAGGTTTACGAAGCTTTTACAATACTTTCTTCCTATTCGTTTTTCAAACAAGCAATCCACGGCTCAAGCAGAACTTTCTCCATACATCCCCTGATACATTTTTGGACAAGAATCAGGATGGACTCTGAACAGCAGCGACAAACAGCCAGGCGCACAGTAAGCATACTACGAGATCTCTCTTTGAAGCACATTCCAACGAGTTCCCATGCAATTTTCCTCTCGTCACTTTTCAAAAAATGGTCTCCATGTGATAATGCACTTTCaaatattatacctattacACCTGTGCCTCAGGAGAAAAGAATTTGGCCTGTGGACCTACGATTCGACACTACTACCCTAATCATCAATACTTTGAGGTTGcttggaagagaagcatACGACCATGCGGCCTTCGCTACGCACAAGCTTTTAACAAATGGAAAATTCGAATCAGAAGACTGGGAAACTGTTGATTTGATCCCTACCCCAGATGGACCAGAGGCTATTAAAAATCTGGAATGGGTATTGTGTCACGCCACACAACGATTCTCAATCAAGGGCCCTCGCGTGCTCGGTATTGTCAGCGAGTATGCCTCTGTGCTTCTTGAGAATTCCCAAGGTGATGGGTCAGCCGCCAGAGCATGGTATTTGTGGTTACTAACTACATTGGCTGAGCAACTTGGCACCGATAATCCT
- a CDS encoding uncharacterized protein (expressed protein), whose product MAVRAYIGFGTATVDCREALWFLREAWHILKDRYWLHLDKRGVNLAMERIGRKGRGCFADAGVTEEELHWVTALIDVVGPPLTSMAFRVKPHPLMRGASADAAVGYLESHSLAEYDIPPYLLFHLLRVGKICEAIYFFPQQWTKTREEILEPFYKMLSTLPREQAKSVGQGIVLGIDCAVRPPRDASEQLAFESSYLYLAGLHQIAPREEILQKGLRCLTTPEIKNPSWYQACDCLPPSCLSRHLAQHIADIRLEIS is encoded by the coding sequence ATGGCGGTTCGTGCATACATTGGGTTTGGAACCGCTACAGTCGACTGTCGAGAGGCCTTATGGTTTCTAAGAGAAGCTTGGCATATCCTGAAGGATCGATATTGGTTACACCTCGACAAAAGAGGCGTCAATCTTGCTATGGAGAGGATTGGGCGAAAGGGTCGGGGCTGCTTCGCCGATGCGGGAGTAACCGAGGAGGAGCTTCATTGGGTGACCGCTCTGATCGACGTAGTGGGGCCACCACTGACCTCGATGGCATTTCGTGTCAAGCCTCATCCGCTGATGAGAGGGGCATCGGCTGATGCTGCGGTGGGATACTTGGAATCGCATTCTTTGGCAGAATACGATATTCCCCCTTATCTGTTGTTCCATCTCTTACGAGTTGGAAAGATTTGTGAGGCGATATACTTTTTCCCGCAACAATGGACAAAGACTCGGGAAGAGATTCTAGAGCCATTCTATAAGATGCTTTCAACCCTGCCTCGGGAACAGGCCAAAAGCGTGGGGCAGGGCATAGTCCTGGGTATAGATTGCGCAGTCAGGCCACCCAGGGATGCTTCTGAGCAGTTAGCCTTTGAATCCTCTTATCTCTACCTAGCTGGCCTACACCAAATAGCTCCTCGAGAGGAAATTTTGCAAAAAGGGTTAAGATGTCTAACTACTCCAGAAATCAAGAACCCTAGCTGGTATCAAGCATGCGATTGTTTACCGCCATCTTGTTTATCGCGCCATTTAGCTCAGCATATAGCTGATATTAGATTAGAGATATCATAG
- a CDS encoding uncharacterized protein (of unknown function-domain containing protein): MLTTLFLSALAWSHLVQAHGTITRVIGANGVVMPGLTILDGTPRSSTSAASGAQVDTSVIRDPELGTSKASALGRTSKGPVDGSRVIKTFMQGIKSRSLADTILGGGEEATREAVSFVTGNAGAVVNGVQDGIESSPVGGLALVGAEHGVNGLLDDFFQTAKGVPSPRGYIEDGVQNSTGVGAKLGLPTTASDGTLKLIYHQVNEDGAGPLLVDIDFTSGGTDPKAFKSAEVVQNIIGVLGFSTVSSTDFPVVVKVPAGQVCTGKVAGVSGVCIARVRNSATAGPFGGAAAFTHNPEAAKGKKASAKFRHRRI; the protein is encoded by the exons ATGCTGACTACTTTGTTTCTTTCTGCCCTGGCCTGGAGCCACTTGGTGCAAGCCCATGGAACCATCACCAGAGTGATTGGCGCCAATGGTGTTGTTATGCCAGGACTTACTA TCCTTGATGGAACTCCTCGATCTTCTACGTCCGCTGCTTCTGGAGCGCAGGTAGATACCAGCGTGATCCGTGACCCCGAACTTGGTACCAGTAAAGCCTCTGCACTTGGCCGAACCAGTAAGGGCCCAGTCGACGGCTCTCGTGTCATCAAGACATTTATGCAGGGTATCAAGAGCCGGTCCCTTGCTGACACCATTCTCGGGggtggagaagaag CTACGAGAGAAGCCGTATCTTTCGTGACCGGTAACGCTGGTGCAGTTGTGAACG GTGTACAAGACGGAATTGAAAGCTCCCCAGTCGGCGGTTTGGCCCTGG TAGGAGCTGAGCACGGAGTCAACGGTCTTCTGGATGATTTCTTCCAAACCGCAAAGGGAGTTCCATCTCCTCGTGGATACATCGAAGACGGCGTCCAGAATTCCACTGGAGTTGGTGCCAAACTCGGGCTACCAACCACTGCATCCGACGGAACTCTCAAGTTGATCTACCATCAG GTCAACGAGGACGGCGCTGGCCCCCTACTAGTTGACATCGACTTTACTTCTGGAGGTACTGATCCGAAAGCTTTCAAGTCCGCTGAAGTGGTTCAGAACATCATTGGTGTGTTGGGCTTTTCGACCGTGAGCTCGACTGACTTCCCGGTCGTTGTCAAAGTTCCTGCCGGTCAGGTTTGTACTGGAAAGGTGGCTGGAGTTTCTGGGGTATGCATTGCGAGGGTTCGAAACAGTGCTACTGCTGGTCCTTTTGGCGGTGCTGCTGCTTTCACCCACAACCCGGAGGCTGCAAAGGGGAAGAAGGCCAGCGCAAAGTTCCGTCACCGCCGTATTTAG
- a CDS encoding superoxide dismutase: protein MVKAIATVRGVSTVFGTITFEQFDESSPTNISWNICGNHANSLRAFYIHEFGDKINGCISAGPHFNPFGSTHGSPSHHERHVGDLGNSQTDSSGTSIGTMTDHLVKLIGQRALSDHQTTIVIHSGTDDLGQRPDKESKVTGNAGGRPACGVVGISSSGSAYEPVTHSTFRHNK from the exons ATGGTCAAGGCAA TTGCTACTGTCCGAGGTGTTTCCACCGTCTTTGGCACCATTACCTTCGAGCAGTTCGACGAAAGCTCACCAACAAACATCTCCTGGAACATCTGCGGCAACCATGCCAATAGTCTAAGAGCATTCTATATCCACGAGTTTGGTGACAAGATCAACGGATGCATCTCTGCTGGACCGCATT TCAATCCTTTCGGGAGTACTCATGgctctccatctcatcatgagCGACATGTTGGCGACTTGGGCAACTCCCAGACAGACTCGAGCGGCACCTCAATCGGCACTATGACAGACCATTTGGTGAAACTAATAGGCCAGAGAGCGTTATCGGA CCACCAGACAACAATCGTCATTCATAGCGGGACCGATGACCTGGGCCAAAGACCCGATAAGGAATCTAAAGTTACAGGGAATGCTGGCGGAAGGCCTGCTTGCG GCGTGGTCGGTATATCTTCTAGCG GCTCTGCATACGAACCAGTCACGCATTCGACATTTAGGCATAATAAATAA
- a CDS encoding cytochrome P450 yields the protein MQRYTLALPAPSRSGVQINYDILGVALKDVDYLTQCNATRTNGSATASAAQDANIELLNYFAKLVDKKIESPEPSNDVIGSLVSNELANAKTNVRVLGVLTLLEQPNQLDALIQDPSLLKPFVEELCRYHTASSFATRRVAKVDIKIRGHRGSEEALGFGWGDHGCIAASLARAEPEAVFSTLFQTLPTLKLAIPSSEINGSAPNKDIGVSELPVTWSSPQVS from the exons ATGCAACGCTACACACTTGCTTTGCCGGCGCCTAGCCGCTCCGGAG TACAGATTAACTATGACATTCTTGGCGTTGCCCTCAAGGACGTCGACTACTTGACCCAGTGTAATGCTACTCGTACTAATGGTAGTGCTACCGCGAGCGCGGCTCAAGATGCCAACAT CGAGCTTCTGAATTATTTCGCAAAACTCGTcgacaagaagatcgagtCACCAGAGCCAAGTAACGATGTCATAGGCTCGTTGGTCTCTAATGAGCTTGCAAATG CGAAAACCAATGTTCGTGTTTTAGGTGTGTTAACTTTACTGGAGCAACCTAACCAACTCGACGCCTTGATTCAGGATCCGTCTCTGTTGAAACCGTTCGTCGAAGAGTTATGCCGGTACCATACCGCGTCTTCGTTTGCTACAAGACGTGTTGCTAAGGTCGATATCAAGATCCGCGGTCAT CGAGGGTCTGAAGAGGCCCTTGGCTTTGGATGGGGTGATCATGGGTGCATCGCAGCTTCCCTCGCTCGAGCTGAGCCTGAAGCTGTTTTCT CTACTTTGTTCCAGACTCTTCCCACTCTGAAGCTCGCCATTCCTAGTTCTGAGATCAACGGGTCCGCTCCCAACAAGGACATCGGAGTATCAGAGCTGCCAGTTACATGGTCCTCTCCCCAAGTTTCTTAG